From the genome of Sporomusa sphaeroides DSM 2875:
ATAAATTTTGTCATCAGGGATTTAGAAACCAGTGTTCAAGCTGCATTGAAAGGAGAAGTAGAATAAATGAAGGATAATTTTTTATGCCATAAGCTTTCAGAGGGTGTGGTTGAAGGTGAAGTACTCATATCCCAAGATGATATTTGTTACTATCTGGTTGATCCCGCTACAGGCAATGTAATTGAGAGTGGGCATGATATTGAAGGACAAAGCGTAGCGCAAAAGATATTGGTGTTTCCTGGCGGTAAAGGCAGTTCAGTTGTACAGGCAGACGGCCTGTTCCAGTTGTTAATGAAAAAAAATGCCCCCAAAGCCATGGTCATTAAAAACCCTGAGACAGTGTTGGTCACTAGTGGTATCATTATGGAAATTGCCATGGTGGATAAAGTGGAAGAACAGTTTTATAGCAGTATTAAAAATGGCGATATAGTTCGAGTAGATGCAAATAACGGTGAAATTGCGATATTGCGCAGAAAGTAGCAAATGCCAGAATACAGTGTTGGTACAGGATGCCAACACTGTATTCTTAACTAATGGGATAGGAGGCAACGAAAATGAAATGCCAGATGAAATTAATTGAAGTGCCATACGGGAACGAGACAGTAAGAGCATCGGTTTCTGCGGATTCGGTAATTTTTAATGGTACTATGCCCGAGTGTTCTCCGTTAGCTGACTTAGAAGCTGTGGTGCTTGCCAGACTAGATTGTCCGACTGGCTGTAAGCCGTTAAAAGAGTTGGTGTCACAGTCAGACAAAATTATGATTTTGGTGGAAGATAATACGCGGCAAACGCCGGTTAAACGCATTTTGCCTGTTTTGATTAATTATCTGGAGCAACACGGGGTTAAAGCCGGTCAAATTGAAATATTGATAGCAACAGGCACGCATCGTATTATGACTGAAGAAGAAATAATTGAGAAGGTAGGTTTGGATGTTTTTCGCAAGCTTAGAATTTATCAGCACGACTGTACAGAAAAAAGTGATATTGCCGACTTGGGTACTGTAGCAGCAGGGCAGAATAAGATACCGGTTCAGGTGAACAAACGGGCACTGGCTGTGGATTTTATTTTAGGTTTGGGTAATATTGTGCCACATTGTGATGCCGGTTATAGCGGCGGCGGCAAAATTGTGCAGCCTGGAATCTGTGGTATTGCTACTACGGCAAGCACGCATATTACAGGGGCATTGCTGGAAGAGATTCCGCTGGGTGATGCCGAGAATCCGTGCCGGTTAGGAATTGAAAAGGTAGCGGAGAGAGTAGGCTTACGATTCATCATCAACACAGTTATGAATGCCAATCAGGAAGTTGTCGATGTGGTCGCAGGCGACTTTGTTACAGCGCATCGCGAAGGGGCTAAAATAGCTGCCAAGGTTTACGGAGTAGATATACCGGCATTAGCTGATATAACAATTGTAAGTTCGCACCCGTGTAATATTGATTATTGGCAAGCTATGAAAGGTCTGGTTGCAGCTTATTTCACCGTTAAAAACGGTGGCTATATCATTTTCGTTTCTCCGTGTTATGAAGGACTTGAGCATAATCATCCGAAACTGAGAGAGTGGTTAAAATATTCCTATAAGGAAGGTTGTGATGTAGCCAGACATACAGTTTTGGATGATGAAAGTTCGGATTTGGTGGCGGCTGATATTGCTATTTGCAATGCCAGAATTCGTGAAAAAGCCAACATTTTGATTGTGAGTGACGGCTTGAGTCAGGAGGATATTGGTGTCCTTGGCTACGAAAAGTTTGATACGCTTCAGGCGGCAGTAGACTATGTATTGCAGAAAATTCCTAATGGGAAGATCGGAGTTCTGCCTCGCGGCGGAGATTGCCTGCCGATAAGGCGGTAATTCCAGTTGTTGTTTTCTGCTCAAAAAAAGCATTGACAAGTGCTGAATGCTTAACTTATAATATATTTAAAGTTAAGAAAATTTAAAATTGTAGAAATGCCTATAGCTATTAGAAATTAGGGGGCAAAACTCTATTTGAGTTTTGCCTCCTTTTTAGTTTGCCTCGAATGGGTGATAACTTGGTGGTGAAAGTCCACTACAGGCTTGGCAGTAGGAACTGTTAGCAGAGGGCAAGGGTGTCCGCCGTGAGGCGGAATCTGAAGTAAGCCTAATGCAAACCCTTGGTCTGACGAATAGAAACTACATATAAGGCATATGCAGGGAGGACGAGTTTGCTAACTAAAACAAAGTCCAATACTGCCCGAACCCTGTGGTGTAAATGTAGCAGATATATGAGGGGAAGGTTATCGCTCTTAACGGGGGAGGTCTCGCAAGGCTCCGAAAGACATAGGCAACCCCATGACACCCGGAGAACCCATGCAGTGATGTATGGCTAAATTGCAAGAAGTCAGCAGAGGTCATAGTACCGGATTTTTTTTCCGGGAAGGACCGAACAATAGTAGTCTTTGAACGAGAGGACGGTGAAGCAATGCAAAGAGAGCAGAAAACGACGAAAGTCGGCTACCGGTGTGAGGGTATGTTGGAAACAGAGAGTAATAGCGGAGCGCGGAGCATTGTTACGCCTGAAACCGCAGAGAAAGACGGTGCAAGTCGTTTGCTCGAAGCCATATTACACAGGGACAACCTCAATGCAGCCTACCTACGAGTAAAGCGAAACGGCGGCGCTCCGGGAGTTGACGGAATGGCAGTAGAAGAAATGCTGCCCTATCTAAAGGACCATAAAGAGGAACTGTTGGCAAGTATTCGTGCCGGATGGTACAACCCCAAACCGGTCAGACGAGTAGAAATACCAAAGCCAGACGGGGGAAAGAGAAACCTTGGAGTACCAACGGTCATAGACCGTATGGTACAACAAGCCGTAGTACAGGTAATGCAACCCATGTTTGAGCCCCATTTCTCCGAAAACAGCTACGGTTTCCGACCGGGGCGCAGCGCCCATCAAGCCATGAAGAAGGCCGAAGAATATTATAAGCAGGGTTATATCAGAGTCGTAGACATAGACCTCGCTAAATATTTTGATACAGTCAATCATGACATTCTCATAGATAGGATAAGAGAAGTAATTAAGGATGAGCACGTCATCAAGCTGATACGTAAGTTCTTAAAGAGCGGCGTTATGGCAAACGGCTTAGTCAGTCCGACAACGGAGGGAACGCCACAAGGAGGCAACCTTTCACCACTTCTCAGCAACATATACCTTACGGCTTTCGACCGAATGCTGGAAAGCAGAGGTCATAAGTTTGTAAGGTATGCGGACGACTGCAATATTTACGTCAAAAGTCAAAGAGCGGCCGAGCGGGTAATGACCAGCAGCACGAAATATCTTGAGAACAAATTAAAACTTAAGGTAAACCAGGAAAAGAGCAAGGCGGGGAGCCCATTAAAACTTAAATTCCTAGGTTTTTCCCTATTTAAGACAGGGAAAAGAATGGGTATACGGCCACATGCCAAGTCGATGGAGAAATTCAAGAACAAAATCAGGCAATTAACAAGCAGAAAGCAAGCCAAGCCTATCCCGGCAATTCTAAACAATATCAGGAA
Proteins encoded in this window:
- a CDS encoding aconitase X swivel domain-containing protein, whose translation is MKDNFLCHKLSEGVVEGEVLISQDDICYYLVDPATGNVIESGHDIEGQSVAQKILVFPGGKGSSVVQADGLFQLLMKKNAPKAMVIKNPETVLVTSGIIMEIAMVDKVEEQFYSSIKNGDIVRVDANNGEIAILRRK
- the larA gene encoding nickel-dependent lactate racemase, with the translated sequence MKCQMKLIEVPYGNETVRASVSADSVIFNGTMPECSPLADLEAVVLARLDCPTGCKPLKELVSQSDKIMILVEDNTRQTPVKRILPVLINYLEQHGVKAGQIEILIATGTHRIMTEEEIIEKVGLDVFRKLRIYQHDCTEKSDIADLGTVAAGQNKIPVQVNKRALAVDFILGLGNIVPHCDAGYSGGGKIVQPGICGIATTASTHITGALLEEIPLGDAENPCRLGIEKVAERVGLRFIINTVMNANQEVVDVVAGDFVTAHREGAKIAAKVYGVDIPALADITIVSSHPCNIDYWQAMKGLVAAYFTVKNGGYIIFVSPCYEGLEHNHPKLREWLKYSYKEGCDVARHTVLDDESSDLVAADIAICNARIREKANILIVSDGLSQEDIGVLGYEKFDTLQAAVDYVLQKIPNGKIGVLPRGGDCLPIRR
- the ltrA gene encoding group II intron reverse transcriptase/maturase, giving the protein MQREQKTTKVGYRCEGMLETESNSGARSIVTPETAEKDGASRLLEAILHRDNLNAAYLRVKRNGGAPGVDGMAVEEMLPYLKDHKEELLASIRAGWYNPKPVRRVEIPKPDGGKRNLGVPTVIDRMVQQAVVQVMQPMFEPHFSENSYGFRPGRSAHQAMKKAEEYYKQGYIRVVDIDLAKYFDTVNHDILIDRIREVIKDEHVIKLIRKFLKSGVMANGLVSPTTEGTPQGGNLSPLLSNIYLTAFDRMLESRGHKFVRYADDCNIYVKSQRAAERVMTSSTKYLENKLKLKVNQEKSKAGSPLKLKFLGFSLFKTGKRMGIRPHAKSMEKFKNKIRQLTSRKQAKPIPAILNNIRKYTTGWLGYYAIAEMSSKIKSLNEWIRRRIRQIFWKQWKKPSAKFKNLMLHGIPKQKAREWSYSRLGYWRIAGSWILCRSLTNEYLASIGYDDIAKRYEVLHLSY